The sequence ACTTCCCCGACCTCGCTCTCGTCGGCATCTCAGCAGTCTTGCTGCACTGGGTCTTGGCCATCGGTTTCCGTGTTTATCAGGGGCGCGTCGCGGTGGCCTCGGTCGAGGAGACGATCTTCCTCGGCTTGGTAACGGTGGCCGGCGGCGTGGTTGTTGGGGGCGTCAACATGGCGGTCCCGGCGCACCCGGTCCCCCGCAGCCTCCCCTTCACCGCGACCTTCTTGGCCCTCTTCATCATCATCGTCGGACGGGCGCTGTGGCGTTATCAGTCCGACCACGCCTTCTCGGGCGGGCATCTGGCTCATCCGCCAACGCTGGTGATCGGTGCTGGGTGGAGCGGTCGTCGCCTGACGCAGTCGATGCTGGAATCTCAGTCACCGATGCGACCGGTGGGTTTCCTGGACGACGACCCGTGGAAGCGCCGTCGCCGTCACTTCGGCATCCCGGTCCTCGGCACCGTCGACGACCTCGCGGCGGCGACGGCTAGAACCGACGCGCAGGTGGTGGTCATCGCCATACCGAGCGCGTCGGCTGACCTCGTCCGTCGGGTGTCGGAGGCGGCGAAGGTGCTTGGACTCGCGGTCAAGGTGCTGCCGCCCGTGCACGAGACGTTTTCCTCCAATGCCGACGTCCGCGATGTCCGCGACCTTGACATGCGTGACCTCCTCGGACGCAAGATGGTCGAGACAGACATTGAGTCGATCGCCGGCTATCTCACCGGCAAGCGGGTTCTCGTCACCGGCGCCGGAGGCTCGATCGGCTCGGAATTGTGCCGACAGATCGACCGGTGGGGTCCGTCGGAGCTGATCATGCTCGATCGGGACGAGTCGGCCCTCCACTCGGTGCAGCTCCTTCTCAGGGGGCAGGCGATGCTCGACGGGACCGATGTCGTCCTCAACGACATCCGCGACGAAGCTGCCCTGCGTCGCATCTTTCAGGCCCGCCGGCCTGAGGTGGTCTTCCACGCGGCGGCGCTGAAGCATCTGCCGATGCTCGAGCAGTATCCGCATGAGGCGATGAAGACCAACGTTCTCGGCACCGCCAACGTCCTCACGGCCGCTGCTGAGGTCGGCGTCGAGCGCTTCGTCAACATTTCCACCGACAAGGCCGCCGACCCGAGCAGCGTCCTCGGCTACTCCAAACGCGTCGCCGAACGACTCACCGCCGAGGTCGCCCGGCGGGCAACGGGCTCCTACTTCAGCGTGCGCTTCGGCAACGTGCTCGGGAGTCGCGGCTCTGTGCTCACTGCCTTCACGTCCCAGATCGCCAACGGTGGCCCGGTGACGGTGACGCATCCCGAGGTGACGCGCTACTTCATGACCGTGGAAGAGGCTGTTCAGCTCGTCATCCAGGCCGGCGCCATCGGCACCGAAGGCGAGGCCTACATCCTGGATATGGGCGAGCCCGTCCTGATCGAGGACGTCGCTCGGCAGTTGATCGAGCAGTCAGGCAAGAACATCCAGATCGTCTACACCGGTCTGCGCGACGGAGAGAAGCTGCACGAGCAGCTCTTCGGCAAGGCCGAGCCGGACGTCCGCTCATCCCACCCGCTGCTGTCACACGCGCCCGTGCCACCGCTGCCGCTCGACCAGGTGCGACGCTGTTATGACGACGTGCCCTACCTCGGCCTCCTCAGCCTGTACGAGGAGTGGGTGCGGATCGAGCCCGAGTCCGAACCTCGTCTCAGCGTGGTGCAGGGCTGACGTGAGCTTCGACATCCTCCTGTCGCCGCCGGACGTCGGCGAGCTCGAGCAGGAATACGTCCTCGCTTCGATGCGATCCGGTTGGGTCGCACCTGCCGGACCAGACCTGAACGCGTTCGAGGTCGAAATGGCCGAGCGTCTGGGGGTCGCCCATGCCGTGGGCCTGTCCTCGGGCACAGCGGCACTCCACTTGGCGTTGATCTCCTGGGGTGTTGGCCCGGGCGACGTGGTGCCGGTCTCGACGTTTACGTTCGCAGCGACCGTCAATGCCATCCGCTATGTCGGCGCTGAACCGTTCTACATCGACGCCGACCCCGAGTCAGGCAACATGAGCCCCGACCTGCTCGCCCGGGGACTCGACCAGCTCCGCGCCGAGGGCAGTCGGGTGTCAGCGGTCATCCCGGTCGACCTCTTCGGCAAGTGCGTCGACTACGACGCCATCGCCTCCCTCACGACCGGTGCCGGGGCTCGGTTGCTCGCTGACTCCGCGGAGTCTCTGGGCGCGACATACCGCGGGCGAGCGGCGGGATCCTTTGGCGCGGCATCGGTCCTGTCGTTCAACGGCAACAAGATCATGACCACGTCCGGGGGCGGCATGCTGCTGACCGACGACGAGCGTCTCGCCTCCCACGTGCGCAAGCTTTCGACGCAGGCGCGCGAGCCGGTCCCGCACTACGAGCACACAGAGGTCGGCTACAACTATCGGCTCTCCAATATCCTTGCGGCACTCGGGCGGGCGCAGCTGGTTCGCCTGGACGACATGCTGAAGCGCCGCCGCAACTGGCGCGACCGCTATCACGCGCTCTTCGCCGACCAGCCTGGCGTGCGAGTCCTCGGCGGCCAGGACGACACCGGTGACAACTGTTGGCTGACCCCCATCGTCGTCGACCCGGATCAGTCAGCGTGGACCACGCAGGATCTAGGGGGTGCCATGACGGCAGCCAGGATCGAGACCAGGCCGGTGTGGAAGCCGATGCACCTGCAGCCGGTGTCGAAGGGCTGGAGAGGGATCATCGACGGCAGCTCGGAACGTGTCTTCGACAACGGCCTCACGCTCCCCGCCGGCTCGGTCCTGACTGAGGAGCAGTTCGGTCGTGTCGAGGACGTCATCCGCGGGGTGATCGGCACGTGAAGCCCTACGACGTGGCCAAACGACTGATCGACGTGTTCGTAGCAGCGGTAGGCCTGGCTCTTTCCGCGCCGTTCCAGCTGGTCATCGCTGCCCTGGTGCGACAGAACCTGGGTTCGCCGGTCCTGTTCCGCCAGGACCGTCCGGGCCGGGGCGGCCAGGTGTTCGAGCTGGTGAAGTTCCGCACCATGCTCGAGCCCGACGAGTCGCGTGGTCTCGTGACCGACGAACAGCGTCTGACGCCCTTCGGTGCCTTCCTGCGCTCGACCAGCCTCGATGAGCTTCCGACTTTATGGAACGTGGTGCGGGGCGACATGAGCCTGGTCGGCCCGCGACCGCTGCTGGTGCGCTATCTCGACCGCTACACCCCGGAGCAGGCACGTCGACATGAGGTCCGACCAGGCATCACCGGTCTCGCGCAGGTCAGTGGCCGCAATGCCCTGACCTGGGACGCCAAGTTCGCCAAGGACGTGGAGTATGCCGACCGACGAAGCCTCCTGCTGGACGTGACGATCTTGTTCCGCACTGTCGCCCAGGTGCTCAAGCGAGACGGGATCAATGCGGACGAAGATGTCACGATGCCGGAATTTTTCGGAGTCGGTGAGAACTCACCGTGAGAGTTGCCTCGCAACCGCTGCGGGTCTTGTTCGTGTGCCAGTGGTATGCCCCAGAACCGGTCACCCAGCCTGGGTGGATCGTCGATGGACTACGAGACGCCGGCCTAGACGTATCCGTCCTGACAGCGCAGCCGAACTACCCAAGCGGTCGGGTTCGCCCGGGCTATAAAGCCTGGGCGCTGCGCCAGGACGCCGTCGACAAGGTGCCCGTCCTGAGGACGCCTGTATATCCCAGCCACGATCGAAGCGCGTTGGGCCGAATCGTGAACTACCTGTCATGGGCTCTCTCGAGTTCTCTTTTCGGCTGGAGAGCCCAGCGTGAAGCGGATGTCGTCCTCGTTTACTCGTCTCCTGCGACGGCAGCCCTCGCTCCCCTGATGTGGCGACGGATGGCAGGACTGCCCTACGTTCTGCAGATACAGGACCTATGGCCCGACTCAGTGTTCGCATCGGGATTCTTGCCCGGTCGTGCCGGTCGCTTGGTGCGAAGTCTGCTCGAGTCCATGGTGCAGGCCTTTTATCGCCAAGCTTCCGGCATCGTCGTGATCTCTCCGGGCATGAAGGACCTGCTGGTGGAACGCGGTGTTGAGGCCGAGAAAATTAGTCTCGTGTACAACTGGCTTCCCCCCGAGACAATGAGTGAAGACATTCCCACGGGAGCGGAGGCAGATCTTCGAGCGATGCTAGGTCTGCCAGCGGAAGCCTTCGTGGTGATGTACGCCGGTAACCACGGCGACGCGCAGGGCCTTGATGCGGTCGTAAGAGCTATGGCCGATGTCCGGCTCAATGCCCCGGGTCGCCCCGTGCACCTCGTGCTCGTGGGTGATGGAGTCGCGAAGCAGGGGCTCATGAGTTTGGCAGAGTCGATGGCGCCCGCGCGCGTCCACTTTCTCGGTTTCATGACCAGAGACGATCTCTCACCGTTGACGCGCCAGGCGAATGCCCAACTCGTCTCCCTTATCAAGAACCCTCTCTTCGAGGTCACCATGCCGAGCAAGATCCAGTCGGTTCTCTCGGCGGCACAGCCCGTTCTTGCATGCGCTGCGGGAGATCTAGCGCGTGTGGTCCGGGAGTCGGGTGCGGGTGTGGTTGCACCACCGGGAGATACGGCGAAGATCGCCGACGCACTCGTCCAGATGGTCGGCCTTTCTAGTGCAGAGCTGACGGCCATGGGAGAGCGAGGCAGGCACTACTACGAGGGCGTGATGAAGCAGGCAGTAGGTGTTGATCGGCTGGCACACGCGCTGAGCGCAGCTTCTGAGGACCGCCGTGCGTGACCCCGTCAACTTCCTGGTGACGAGCGCTGGCCGTCGAGGTGAACTCGTCAAGATCCTGCGAGAAGTGGTCGAACTCAATGGCCAGGGCGGAGGCGTGTTCACTGTCGACAGGTCGGCGCTCACTGCCGCTGGTTGGCTGTCTGACGGCCTCGACCTCGTGCCGCCCATCGCAGATCAAGGGTACGTCGACGCGCTGCTCCAGGTCTGCGAGCGTCGCCAGATCACGGACCTGATCCCTACGATCGACACCGAACTCCCAGTTCTTTCCGAGCACCGGCAACGCTTCGCCGAACTCGGCACCACCGTGTGGGTGTCCGACCAGTCGACCATCCGGACCGCGCAGGACAAGCGGCTCACCAACGAATGGCTAGGCAAGCACGATCTGCCGCGAGTTCAGCAATGGGACCTCGCCGAGCTCGATCGGGGAGGGGACTTCAGATTCCCCCTTATCGCCAAGCCTGCCCGCGGATCGTCGTCGATCGGATTGCGCCGGATCACGAGCCTCGAGGAACTCACGGGTGTCGACGAGAGCCTTGACTACGTCATCGAGGAGGTTGCCAGCGGTGAGGAATACACCGTGGACCTCTTGGTGGACAGGCACGGTCGATGCAGGAGTGCCGTTCCACGGCGACGCCTCGAGACGCGGGCGGGAGAGGTGTCCAAAGGACTGACGGTCCGCGATTCCGGTCTGGTTGACTTGGCCACCAGGGTGTCCAACGCTTTGCCTGGGGCATTTGGAGTGCTGAATGTCCAGATCTTCCTCGCCGACGATGGAGACATGCGCGTCATCGAGGTGAACGCCCGGTTCGGAGGAGGCTATCCGTTGTCGTGGGCTGCGGGGGCGCAGTTTCCTCTCTGGCTGGTTCAGGAACGCTCGGGGCGGACTCCCACGGCCAGTCTTGAGTGGATGGATCAGTACCTGATGTTGCGCTATGACACTGCGGTGTTCATGCGGGGACTTCCGTAATGTCCGTGCGAGGTCTCGTGCTCGATGTCGACGACACCGTCTATCTGGAGCAGACCTACGTCGCCTCCGGCTTCGCGGCCGTTGAGGCGTGGTGCGCCAACAGTTTGGGTGTCCTGGGAGTTGGTGCGCGTGCCTGGCGTCTGTTTGAGGACGGAGGACGCGGCACGACCCTGACGGATGCGCTTCGGGACTTGGGTGTCGAGGTGACGCCTGAGGTGAGGCGGGCGGTGGTCGACGCCTACAGGGCGCACATACCGGACATCGAGTTGTTGCCCGACGCCCGCGCGCTCATTGAACTTGCTAGGAGCCTCGCAATCCCCGTGGGGGTCGTCACGGATGGCCCCGTGAGTAGCCAGCGCGCCAAGGTGGCGGCCCTTGGCTTGGGAGCACTCGCGAAGGTGGTGGTCGTGACGGCGGAATGGGGGACTTCGAAACCTGATCCAGCTGTCTTCTTGGCTGTGGAAAAGGGTCTATCTCTTGCTGGCCACGAACTGGTGTACGTCGCAGACAACCCGATCAAGGACTTTCAAGGCCCACAAGCGTTGGGTTGGAAATCCGTTCGTGTGAGGCGAGAAGGTGCGTTGCACTACCAACTCGCCACGCCACCTGGCGTCACCGAGGTCCCGCGGCTGGACTCTCACGGATTGGTTGGTCTCCTGTCGAGAAGCGCCGCTGAGGCCCGCGAGGCCGAAACCAAATGACAAACGAACTCCAAAGAAGGAACTGATCGCATGAAACACACCCACGCGGGTCCGGTGCTGGTGACGGGCGGCACAGGTTCGTTCGGCTCGACGATGGTGAGCAGACTTCTCAAGACGGATGTCGGAGAGATCCGGATCCTGAGCCGTGACGAAGCCAAGCAGGACGCTATGCGACGTCAGCTCGCTGATGGGCGGGTGAAGTTCCACGTCGGAGACGTACGAGACACTCGCAGCGTTGAGGATGCAATGGACGGTGTGCAGCATGTCTTCCACGCCGCGGCGCTCAAGCAGGTGCCGAGCTGCGAGTTTTTTCCCCAGCAGGCCGTGCTCACCAACGTCACCGGTAGCGACAACGTCATCCGCGCCGCCGAGCGAGCGGGGGTTGCGTCGGTTGTGTGCTTGAGCACCGACAAAGCGGTGTACCCCATTAACGCCATGGGCATCTCCAAAGCCATGATGGAAAAGGTGGCTCAGGCCCACGCTCGCAACCGCTCTGCCACCAGCGGTACGACGGTATCGATCACGCGCTATGGCAACGTCATGTACAGCCGGGGATCAGTGATCCCGTTGTTCGTTCAGCAAATCAGGGACGGCCAGCCCCTTACGGTCACCGACCCAACGATGACGCGCTTCTTGATGTCCCTCGAGGAGTCTGTGGACCTGGTGCAGTACGCGTTCGACCGCGCCACACCCGGGGACCTGTTCGTGTACAAGGCACCTGCCTGCACGGTCGAGTTGCTGGCGCGAGCTGTTGCTTCCTTGTTCGGCGACAACGACCCAGAGGTAAGGATAATCGGGACCCGCCACGGCGAGAAGCTCTACGAGTCGCTTCTGAGTCGCGAGGAACTGCAGAAGGCTGACGATCAGGGCGCATATTTCCGGGTGCCGTTGGACGCGCGATCCCTCGAGTACGAACTGTACTTTGACGAAGGGGAAAGCGAGGTCGTCGATCACGACTACACCTCGCACAACACCGTGCAGCTCGACCTCGATGGGGTAAAACGACTTCTGCTCAATTTGGAGCCAATTCGTCGAGAGATGCGTGCGGCCGGTTGCGACCCGGAGTCGCAGGCATGAGGGTTGCGGTCACCGGGGGGTTCGGCTTCCTCGGATGGCACACCGCGTGCCGCCTCCGGGCGATTCACGGGGTCGAGCCCATACGCCTGGGGCGCAACGACTTTGCCGACCCCCAGCGTCTGATCGAGGCTTTGACAGGTGTCGATGCAGTGATCCACATCGCCGGCATCAACCGCTCGGACTCCGATGGAGCGGTTCAGCAGGGGAACATTGCCATCGCCTTGGGCCTGGCGGGTGCGATGCGCCAGGTCGGCAAACCGCTTGACCTGGTCTTTGCAAACTCAGTCCAGTCGCAGCGGGACAACCCATACGGTCGGGGTAAGGCGGAGGCCGCGAGGATCGTGAAGGAGGCCGCGAAGGACGTGGGTGGCCACTTCGCTGACCTGTTGCTGCCGAACCTGTTCGGTGAACACGGACGCCCTGGCTACAACTCATTCGTCGCCACGTTCGCGCACGATGTCGCGGCGGGTCGTAGACCATCAATCACGGACGACCGCAAGATCGAACTGCTTCACGCGCAGGACGCAGCGGGGCTATTGATTCAAGCGCTGGGCAGGGACGTGTCCGAAGTGGTGTCTGCCGAGCCGATGGCGATCAGCGACGTGTTGCACTTTTTTCTCGAGACCCACGAGCTGTACGCGGCCCGTGGCGAGGTGCCGGACTTGTCCACGCCGATGCGGCGCAATCTGTTCAACACGTACCGGGCGGCGGCCTTCCCGGAAATGTGGCCCATCTCGCCGCAGGTGCACTGCGACGATCGCGGTGACCTGTACGAGACCGTCCGTGCGCACGGCGGCACCGGTATGGCGTTCATGTCCACCACTCGCCCGGGGCAGAAGCGCGGTGAGCACTATCACCTGCACAAGGTCGAGCGGTTCTTCGTGGTCAAGGGGGAGGCCGAGATCAAGCTCCGGCGCCTGCTACACGATGAGGTGGTCACCTTCCGGTTGAGCGGCGACGAGCCCTCGTTCGTCGACATGCCGACGCTGTGGGTCCACAACATCCGAAACGTCGGCGACAGCGAGCTGGTCACGATGTTCTGGTCCGACCAATTGCTCGACGCTGCGAACCCCGATCAGTTCCCTGAGACCATCGCCCAGGAGGCAATCGCATGAAAGTCATGACCGTAGTCGGGACCAGGCCCGAGATCATTCGGCTTGCCTGCGTGATCGACCGTCTTGACAAGACCGACGGCATCGAGCACGTCCTGGTGCACACCGGCCAGAACTACGATCACTCGCTGAATCAGGTCTTTTTTGACGACCTTGGAATTCGTGCCCCGAACCACTTCTTGGGGGTGGATACGTCCAGCCTGGGGTCGGTCTTAGGCGGCGTGCTCATGGGCACGGAGAACGTATTGTTGAAGGAACGGCCAGATGCGATGCTTGTTCTGGGTGACACGAACTCCTGCATCGCTACGGTCATGGGTAAACGCATGCGCGTCCCGACCTACCACATGGAGGCCGGCAACCGCTGCTTCGACGAGAACGTCCCGGAAGAGACGAACCGACGACTCGTCGACCATGTCGCTGACTTCAATCTCGCCTACACCGAGCACGCGCGCCGCAACTTGCTTGCAGAGGGTCTGCACCCTCGCCGAATGTTGGTAACCGGCTCCCCAATGAGGGAGGTGCTTGCGAAGTATCGCAACCAGATTGACGCCTCCGACGTGCTCCAGAGGCTCAATCTTGTGACTGGTGACTACTTCTTGGTCAGTGCCCATCGCGAGGAGAACGTGGATCTGACTGAGCGTCTGCACATGCTGCTCGACTGTCTCGTCGCTGTGCGGGAGCAGTTCGGCAAGCGCGTCGTTGTCTCAACACATCCGCGCACGCAAAAACGGCTGGAGGCGCTGAAAAGTGAAGTCGACCTCACGGGCATCGATTTTATGGAGCCTTTCGGCTTCCACGATTACAACAAGCTCCAACTCGAGGCGGCGTGCGTCCTTTCCGACTCGGGCACGATCTCGGAAGAATCCTCGATTCTGGGTTTTCCCGCGATCACCCTGCGGGACTCAATTGAGCGCCCCGAAGCCCTGGACAGCGGATCAATCATCATGACCGGTCTCGATGTTAACGACGTGGTGCGAGGGATCGGCCTATCGATGGCGGACGGTCCCGTAACCTCGTCTCACCCGGCTGGGTACGAGATCGCCGACACGAGTAGTCGGATAGTGCGGTTCATTGCGTCAACGGCTGGACGGCACCATGCATGGGCGGGTATCCGGTACCAGAACGATCTTGGGGTGGGACTATGAAACCTGAGAACGGGCGCGTTCTGATGATGACAGGAGAGGTGCGCGAAAATGGGCTTACTCGGCACGTGCTTCAGTTGGCGTCGGCGCTAAAGGCGCAGGGCTGGACAGTCGCAATCGCGCTGGACTCGTCGTTGGCGTCAAGCGAGTGGTTTGTCCGGGATGCCGAACATCGAGGCCTCACCACGTATCAATTGGGCTTCTCTCGTCAAGGTGTTGGGCTTGTGCGTTCTGGGGCCGCGCTGGCAGCAGGATACCTGGATGCCCGCGCAATGGTGGAGGAGTTCAATCCAACCGTCATTCACTGCCACACCCGAAGCACGCTCCCATATGCGCTCTTGGCCAGTGGTCGAGGGCGTTCCCGAGTCGTGTTCAGTGTCCATAACACCATTGCGAATACCGCGGTCACTAAAATTCTGTACAGAATTCCCCAAAAATTCGTCGCAACGAGTGAGGCGATCGAGGTTGACTTACTCGAAGGATTTGGCGTGCCAGCAAGAAAGGTCCACTACGTCCCGAACGGAGTGGAGTCCACGACGCCAGATTTTGAGCCAGTCAGTTTGGATAAAGCAGACTTAGAAGCGTGCGATGAGGGGCTAGTGCTTGTTGCAATGGGACGGTTGGACGAAGCCAAAGGCTTCGATGTGCTGATTGATGCTGCCGCCATACTTCAGGCAGATGCGGACATGCCTCACTTTCACGTCGTCATCGTGGGGGAGGGAGAAGAGCGTCCTGATCTAGAGCGCCGGTGTCGCGAGACACACACCCAAGACATCGTGCACCTGGTCGGCTGGCGCAGCGACATCGCGGAGGTCTTCGATGCGTCCGACGTGTTTGTCTTGTCCAGCAGGTGGGAGGGCTTCCCGCTGGTCGTAGTGGACGCGATGTTGCGAGGCCTGCCGGTTGTGCGGACGGCGGTTTCGGGGAAGGAGCAAGTGGTTCACGGCGAGACGGGTTTCCTCGTCCAGCCGGATGACGCAGTCGCGCTCGCTGCGCGACTCAAAGAGTTAGCCTCGTCTTCAAAGACACGAAAGGAGTTTGGAGAAGCTGGCCGCGCACGAGCGGAGGCTCTCTACACGACGATACAAATGGCTTCAGCCACAGGAGACATCTACCGCACTGTCGCTGGAAAGTAGCTTGGCGACTCGCGGCAACCGTCGGGTCTGCTCCGTGAGCGTGGTTGCCTCTCCTTACTCTGTTCGCGACACTTCGACTTCCTGAAGGGAATGAATTCCGATCATGCGCAACGCGTCCGAGTGGAGGCCAACGAAATTTCAACTCCGGAGGGGGGTATGGCGTGCGTCCCGCGACCGGGGGACTCTATCGATCGCAGCGCGGCTCACCTCTGACCGATGCGCGACAAGTTATGTTCGCGCAGTGAAGCAGCACGCAACCGGACGTCTCGCCGACATCGGTTGTGGTGCTGTTCCACTTTACGGCGCATATGGGGATCTGACGGATAGCGTGACATGCATCGACTGGCCCTCGTCTTTCTACACGAACAAACATGTCGATATCGAACATGACCTGACGATGCCTTTGGATTTGCCTGATGCCAGTTTTGACACCATTCTTTGTACAGACGTGTTGGAGCACCTGCCACGGCCAGAAGTCGCCATGGCTGACTTTGCTCGCCTCTTGGCTCCACGTGGTAAGTTGATTATCGGTGTTCCATTCTTGTATGGACTTCATGAGGAACCCCACGACCACCACCGGTTCACTCACTTCAAGTTGCATGATCTCGCAAAATCAAATGCACTGGAGGTCGTGACCTTGGAAACGCTCGGTGGGCCGGTTGAGGTGGTAGGCGACATGGTGGCGCGCTTGCTTGCCTCTCGTGGCCGGTCGGGACGTGCTTTGGCCGCAGCGGAGCAGGAGGCCGTGATCTGGCTAGGACGGCAGCTCCCGGCTAGCTTGCGCTCGGACATGGATTGGAAGTTTCCGTCGGGGTACTTGATGGTTGCGCAGAAACCTGCGCAACGGCCGCTGCAGGACTGAACAGTCGCACTTCTCTGAATCGTTTTCCCAATACACGGGGCAAGTGTCATCAACGCGGCCCCGAGGTCCAGATGGTCCAAGTGTTCAAAGGTGAGATTTGATAGCAGATTATTGACAGCGTTAGCACACCTGGGTCTGCCCGTTCGGGTCGTACGGTGTCCGAGGGCTCGTTGTCGACGACGCTTGAAAACGAGGCCATAGCGACGGGCGAAAACGAGGCCACCCAGACAGATTGGATGGGTGATCTCAGTGGAGGATTGGGCTTTGATCCGGCGGCTGGTTGCGGACGGTGTTCCGCAGCGGCAAGTCGCACGGGATCTAGGTATCGGTAGGTCGACGGTCGAGCGTGCGTTGGCCTCGGACCGGCCGCCGAAGTATGAGCGTCCGCCGGTGCCGACCTCGTTCGAACCGTTCGAGCCGTTGGTGCGAGAGTTGCTCAAGACGACGCCGGACATGCCGGCGACGGTGATCGCAGAACGGGTTGGCTGGACCGGTTCGATCACCTGGTTCCGCGACCACGTCCGCCGGCTGCGTCCTGAACATCGACCGGTCGACCCCTCGGACCGGCTGACCTGGCTGCCAGGTGACGCGGCGCAGTGCGACCTGTGGTTCCCGCCGAAGAAGATCCCGCTCGAGGACGGCAGCAAGGTGTTGTTGCCGGTCATGGTGATCACCGCCGCGCACTCGCGGTTCATCCTCGGCCAAATGATCCCGACCCGGCACACCCAGGACCTGCTGCTAGGGATGTGGGAGCTGATGCAGCAGCTGGGCTGTGTCCCGCGCCGTCTGATCTGGGATAACGAGTCCGGCATCGGTCGCGGCAAGCGTCATGCCGAAGGCGTCGGTGCGTTCACCGGCACCCTGGCCACCACGCTGCAGCGGTTGAAGCCGTATGACCCGGAGTCCAAGGGAGTCGTCGAGCGACGCAACGGGTTCTTCGAGACCTCCTTCATGCCTGGGCGTGACTTCGCGTCACCGGCCGACTTCAACACCCAGTTCGCCGAGTGGCTGGGACTCGCGAACGCCCGGGTGGTGCGCACCATCAAGACCAGGCCGGTCGACCGGCTTGCCGCCGATCGGGCAGCGATGCTGCCGCTGCCACCCGTCGCACCCGTGGTCGGGTGGGTCAACCGGGTCAGGTTGGGCCGCGACTACTACGTCCGCGTCGACAGCAGCGACTACTCCGTCGACCCTGCGGTGATCGGCAGGTTCGTCGACGTGACCGCTGACCTGGGTCGTGTCGAAGTCCGCCACGAGGGGCGCCTCGTCGCCACCCATGACCGTGTCTGGGCGCGCGGCATGACCATCACCGACCCCGTCCACGTCGCCGCAGCGAAGGTCCTGCGTGAGGAGTTCCAACACCCGCGACCAGCAGCGGATCCGCACGAGGAACTAGCCCGCGATCTGGCCGACTACG comes from Nocardioides piscis and encodes:
- a CDS encoding polysaccharide biosynthesis protein; translation: MSREAVERGLRSRRTPVLMGFDGAVIAFSYVMATILRDESLLTTDFPDLALVGISAVLLHWVLAIGFRVYQGRVAVASVEETIFLGLVTVAGGVVVGGVNMAVPAHPVPRSLPFTATFLALFIIIVGRALWRYQSDHAFSGGHLAHPPTLVIGAGWSGRRLTQSMLESQSPMRPVGFLDDDPWKRRRRHFGIPVLGTVDDLAAATARTDAQVVVIAIPSASADLVRRVSEAAKVLGLAVKVLPPVHETFSSNADVRDVRDLDMRDLLGRKMVETDIESIAGYLTGKRVLVTGAGGSIGSELCRQIDRWGPSELIMLDRDESALHSVQLLLRGQAMLDGTDVVLNDIRDEAALRRIFQARRPEVVFHAAALKHLPMLEQYPHEAMKTNVLGTANVLTAAAEVGVERFVNISTDKAADPSSVLGYSKRVAERLTAEVARRATGSYFSVRFGNVLGSRGSVLTAFTSQIANGGPVTVTHPEVTRYFMTVEEAVQLVIQAGAIGTEGEAYILDMGEPVLIEDVARQLIEQSGKNIQIVYTGLRDGEKLHEQLFGKAEPDVRSSHPLLSHAPVPPLPLDQVRRCYDDVPYLGLLSLYEEWVRIEPESEPRLSVVQG
- a CDS encoding polysaccharide biosynthesis protein, with the protein product MKHTHAGPVLVTGGTGSFGSTMVSRLLKTDVGEIRILSRDEAKQDAMRRQLADGRVKFHVGDVRDTRSVEDAMDGVQHVFHAAALKQVPSCEFFPQQAVLTNVTGSDNVIRAAERAGVASVVCLSTDKAVYPINAMGISKAMMEKVAQAHARNRSATSGTTVSITRYGNVMYSRGSVIPLFVQQIRDGQPLTVTDPTMTRFLMSLEESVDLVQYAFDRATPGDLFVYKAPACTVELLARAVASLFGDNDPEVRIIGTRHGEKLYESLLSREELQKADDQGAYFRVPLDARSLEYELYFDEGESEVVDHDYTSHNTVQLDLDGVKRLLLNLEPIRREMRAAGCDPESQA
- a CDS encoding sugar transferase; amino-acid sequence: MKPYDVAKRLIDVFVAAVGLALSAPFQLVIAALVRQNLGSPVLFRQDRPGRGGQVFELVKFRTMLEPDESRGLVTDEQRLTPFGAFLRSTSLDELPTLWNVVRGDMSLVGPRPLLVRYLDRYTPEQARRHEVRPGITGLAQVSGRNALTWDAKFAKDVEYADRRSLLLDVTILFRTVAQVLKRDGINADEDVTMPEFFGVGENSP
- a CDS encoding HAD family hydrolase — its product is MRGLVLDVDDTVYLEQTYVASGFAAVEAWCANSLGVLGVGARAWRLFEDGGRGTTLTDALRDLGVEVTPEVRRAVVDAYRAHIPDIELLPDARALIELARSLAIPVGVVTDGPVSSQRAKVAALGLGALAKVVVVTAEWGTSKPDPAVFLAVEKGLSLAGHELVYVADNPIKDFQGPQALGWKSVRVRREGALHYQLATPPGVTEVPRLDSHGLVGLLSRSAAEAREAETK
- a CDS encoding glycosyltransferase family 4 protein, whose protein sequence is MCQWYAPEPVTQPGWIVDGLRDAGLDVSVLTAQPNYPSGRVRPGYKAWALRQDAVDKVPVLRTPVYPSHDRSALGRIVNYLSWALSSSLFGWRAQREADVVLVYSSPATAALAPLMWRRMAGLPYVLQIQDLWPDSVFASGFLPGRAGRLVRSLLESMVQAFYRQASGIVVISPGMKDLLVERGVEAEKISLVYNWLPPETMSEDIPTGAEADLRAMLGLPAEAFVVMYAGNHGDAQGLDAVVRAMADVRLNAPGRPVHLVLVGDGVAKQGLMSLAESMAPARVHFLGFMTRDDLSPLTRQANAQLVSLIKNPLFEVTMPSKIQSVLSAAQPVLACAAGDLARVVRESGAGVVAPPGDTAKIADALVQMVGLSSAELTAMGERGRHYYEGVMKQAVGVDRLAHALSAASEDRRA
- a CDS encoding ATP-grasp domain-containing protein yields the protein MRDPVNFLVTSAGRRGELVKILREVVELNGQGGGVFTVDRSALTAAGWLSDGLDLVPPIADQGYVDALLQVCERRQITDLIPTIDTELPVLSEHRQRFAELGTTVWVSDQSTIRTAQDKRLTNEWLGKHDLPRVQQWDLAELDRGGDFRFPLIAKPARGSSSIGLRRITSLEELTGVDESLDYVIEEVASGEEYTVDLLVDRHGRCRSAVPRRRLETRAGEVSKGLTVRDSGLVDLATRVSNALPGAFGVLNVQIFLADDGDMRVIEVNARFGGGYPLSWAAGAQFPLWLVQERSGRTPTASLEWMDQYLMLRYDTAVFMRGLP
- a CDS encoding DegT/DnrJ/EryC1/StrS family aminotransferase; the encoded protein is MSFDILLSPPDVGELEQEYVLASMRSGWVAPAGPDLNAFEVEMAERLGVAHAVGLSSGTAALHLALISWGVGPGDVVPVSTFTFAATVNAIRYVGAEPFYIDADPESGNMSPDLLARGLDQLRAEGSRVSAVIPVDLFGKCVDYDAIASLTTGAGARLLADSAESLGATYRGRAAGSFGAASVLSFNGNKIMTTSGGGMLLTDDERLASHVRKLSTQAREPVPHYEHTEVGYNYRLSNILAALGRAQLVRLDDMLKRRRNWRDRYHALFADQPGVRVLGGQDDTGDNCWLTPIVVDPDQSAWTTQDLGGAMTAARIETRPVWKPMHLQPVSKGWRGIIDGSSERVFDNGLTLPAGSVLTEEQFGRVEDVIRGVIGT